The nucleotide sequence TTCTGTACTCTGGGTAGAGTAAATATTTTACTCTCTTAAGAGTTGTCTTTTATGACGGATCTCAAAAACGTTAGCGGTCGCGTCCCAGTCTCGCCGTTGGCGCGTCGGACCTGGGACTTCTGGGAGACAACGCTCATAGCCTTGATCGCAGATGGCGCTTTCGTTCTGACGGGCGGAGTGGTCGTGAGCATCATCCTGGCCGTCAAAGCCGGGCCGAAGATATTAGCTCCAGGGGAACTCCAGGCGTTGGCGTCACAGGGGCGTTGGTATGGCGTCTGGCTCATCGCGGGGACGTTGCCTGCCATCGCGGTGCTCTGGATTGCGATCCGCATGGCCGGCAGAGAGTTTGGCGAGTATCTCGCTCTGAATTGGCCAACCGGCGGCGAGATAGTGCGCGCCCTCGCCATCACGACGATCTTTTTGTCAATCGAGGGATTCGTGCTCTCGAAGATGGGTGCGGCAGGAGGATATCAGCCCGATCCCATGCTCGTTGTCGGAGGGGCCGCGGGATTGCTCGCGTGGCTCATTGGAGGCTGTATCGCTGGACCTCTCGTCGAAGAGTTTGTTGTTCGCGGCTTCTTGTTCCGCGGCTGGTCGCAATCTTCTCTGGGCCCGATCGGGGCTATTGTCCTGACATCCGCAGTATGGGCAATGAACCATACCCAGTACGATTGGTTCGGGCGCCTGCTTATTTTCGCTTTCGGACTTGTTCTTGGCTACCTTCGATGGACCAGCAATTCCACATGGCCCACGGTGGTGGCCCATTCGGCCTGCAACACCTTCATCCTTTTTACATTGGGGCGCTACGTCTAGCGCGCAGCAACCAGCGCGATCGTGATCGGCATCGTCACCGCTGCCAAAATCGTCTGCAGCGTGATGATCTGCGCCAGCAGCGGCGCGTCGCCGCCCATCTGGCGGGCGAGCACATAGGCGCTGGGCGAGGTCGGCACCGCGGCGCAGATCGCGACGATCGCGAGGCTGTTGCCGGTCAGGCCGAACCAGGCGGCCAGCGCCAGTGCGAGCACGGGCATCAGCACCAGCTTGAACACCACGCCGATCGCTGCGCTCGCGCTGGGGCGAAGCAGGCCTTTGAGGTGCAGGCCGGCGCCGGTGACGAGCAGGCCGATTGCGAGTGAGGAGCGGCTCAGCGCATCCGCGACATCGTGCCAGATTTTTGGTAGCGGCAAATGGACGAGGTTGATGAAAAGACCGATGGCGCAGGCCCAGATCAGGGGATTGCACGCCACCGTCATGACGATGGCGCGCGCCGATTGCTTTTCCGGCGCGGCGTAGTGCGCGAGCACGGCGACGCTGAACACGTTGACCAGCGGAATGATTGCGACCATCGCCACCGAGGCGAGCGCCAGCCCGACATCGCCGAACATATTGGCCGAGACGGAGAGCGCCACGTAGGTCTGCCAGCGGGTCGCGCCCTGGAAGATCGAAGAGAAGGCCGGGCCATCGATCTGGAGCCGCGCCAGGGCAGGGCGCAGCGCGAGGCACAGCAGCGACATCGTGAGCACTGACAACAGCAGCGCGCCTCCGACGCCGGCGACCGGCACCTTGCCGAGATCAGCCCTCACCAGCGTCTGGATCAGGAGCATCGGAAACAGCACGAAATAGGTCAGCCGCTCCAGCCCGTGCCATTGCGTGTCGAGCGGCATCAGGGTGCGCTTGAGCACGACGCCGAGCACGATGAGGATGAAGACCGGCAGAAGTGCCGCGATCACGACAATCATTGATCAGCCGGTCCCGAGGCTGCGCGGAGATTGGCGAGCCTGTCGAGCGCGCCCTGCAGGATGAAGATCGCGGCGTGCTCGTCGATGACCTCGGCGCGCTTGGCGCGGCTGACGTCCATGCCGATCAGCTCCCGCTCGACCGCTGCCGTCGAGAGGCGCTCGTCCCACAAGCCGATCGGCAGCTCCGTGAGGCCGGCGAGGTTGCGGGCGAAGGCGCGGGTCGATTGCGCGCGTGGTCCCTCGCTGCCATCCATGTTGATGGGCAGTCCGAGCACGAAGCCGGCTGCCTTGCGCTCGCTCGCGATCGCAAGCAGCCGGCCTGCGTCCTGCTTGAACGCCTTGCGCTGGATGGTCTCGACCCCGGTCGCGAGCCGGCGGTCAGGATCGGAGACGGCGACGCCGATGGTCTTGGTGCCGAGGTCAAGCCCGATCAGCGCGCCGCGCGCGGACCAGTGGGTTGCAGCATCGACCAGGGACAGGATAGGAGCCGGCATGGCATCAGCGCATAGCATGCGTCGCGCCGCGGAGTGAAGAACAATGGATGCGCTGACCCTATTCGGCCTGTTTGCCGTGACCGCGATGCTGGTCTGCTATGCGATGGAAGACCGCAGCCACTGGTTCGTGCTGCTGTTCGCCGCCTCTGCGCTCGGCTCGGCCTACGGCTTTCTGCAGGGCGCCTGGCCGTTCGGCCTCGTCGAGGCGATCTGGGCCGTCGTCGCACTGCGGCGATGGCATCTCAGGCCGCGATGACATCGTCGTCCGCCTTGAGGCAGGACACGAAACCGCTGAGCGCGCTGTATTGATGTCCGCTGCGGCGCTGGATGAAGAGCGTCTCCACGTGGGCGTGCGCCGGGTTCAGCGCATGGATCGATACGTTGCCGATCATCGCACTGCGTTCGACCACGGCGCGCGGCAGCAGGCTCACGCCCATGTCGGCGGCGACGCAGCCGATCATGCCGTCGAGGGTGCCGAGCTCGAACCGCGCTGCCGACGGCCAGCCGAACTCGACGAAGATCTGCTCGAGCCGCTGGCGGTAGGTGCAGCCGGTGCGGAACACCAGCGCCGTCGGCCCTGACTCGGGCGTAGCGGCGCGCAGCTCCTTCAGCGACGTCCAGCGCCGCGCGCTGACCAGCACCAGCTCTTCGCGGAATGCGATGACAGTCACGAGCTCGGCGTGCTCGATCGGTCCGGCGACAAAGGCACCGTCGAGGACGCCGTCGAGCACGGCGGCGACGAGGTCGGCGGTGGTCGCCGTGCGCAGCGTCAGCCGCACCGCGGGGAAGCGGCGGTGGAAATCGGCGAGCAGCGGCGGCAGCCGCACGGCGGCGGTGGTCTCCATCGAGCCGATCGCCAGCGGCCCCTTTGGCTCGCCATCGTCCCGCGCGGCGAGCACAGCCTCATGCGACAACGCCGCCATCTTCTGTGCGTAGGGCAGAAGACGCTTGCCGGCGGGGGTCAAAGTCATGCCGCGGCTGTGCCGCTCGAACAGCGGCGTGCCGATCTCGGCCTCCAGCGCCTTGACCCGCTGGGTGACGTTCGACTGCACGGTGTTGAGCTCTTCGGCGGCGCGGGTGATGCCGCCGGCGCGGGCCACTGCGGCAAAGGTTTTGATATCGCTGAGTTCCATGGTCTCGTTTCGATT is from Bradyrhizobium sp. ISRA430 and encodes:
- a CDS encoding AEC family transporter, with product MIVVIAALLPVFILIVLGVVLKRTLMPLDTQWHGLERLTYFVLFPMLLIQTLVRADLGKVPVAGVGGALLLSVLTMSLLCLALRPALARLQIDGPAFSSIFQGATRWQTYVALSVSANMFGDVGLALASVAMVAIIPLVNVFSVAVLAHYAAPEKQSARAIVMTVACNPLIWACAIGLFINLVHLPLPKIWHDVADALSRSSLAIGLLVTGAGLHLKGLLRPSASAAIGVVFKLVLMPVLALALAAWFGLTGNSLAIVAICAAVPTSPSAYVLARQMGGDAPLLAQIITLQTILAAVTMPITIALVAAR
- a CDS encoding LysR family transcriptional regulator, coding for MELSDIKTFAAVARAGGITRAAEELNTVQSNVTQRVKALEAEIGTPLFERHSRGMTLTPAGKRLLPYAQKMAALSHEAVLAARDDGEPKGPLAIGSMETTAAVRLPPLLADFHRRFPAVRLTLRTATTADLVAAVLDGVLDGAFVAGPIEHAELVTVIAFREELVLVSARRWTSLKELRAATPESGPTALVFRTGCTYRQRLEQIFVEFGWPSAARFELGTLDGMIGCVAADMGVSLLPRAVVERSAMIGNVSIHALNPAHAHVETLFIQRRSGHQYSALSGFVSCLKADDDVIAA
- a CDS encoding type II CAAX endopeptidase family protein; this encodes MSIILAVKAGPKILAPGELQALASQGRWYGVWLIAGTLPAIAVLWIAIRMAGREFGEYLALNWPTGGEIVRALAITTIFLSIEGFVLSKMGAAGGYQPDPMLVVGGAAGLLAWLIGGCIAGPLVEEFVVRGFLFRGWSQSSLGPIGAIVLTSAVWAMNHTQYDWFGRLLIFAFGLVLGYLRWTSNSTWPTVVAHSACNTFILFTLGRYV
- the ruvX gene encoding Holliday junction resolvase RuvX, yielding MPAPILSLVDAATHWSARGALIGLDLGTKTIGVAVSDPDRRLATGVETIQRKAFKQDAGRLLAIASERKAAGFVLGLPINMDGSEGPRAQSTRAFARNLAGLTELPIGLWDERLSTAAVERELIGMDVSRAKRAEVIDEHAAIFILQGALDRLANLRAASGPADQ